One Legionella hackeliae DNA segment encodes these proteins:
- a CDS encoding mechanosensitive ion channel family protein: MVVLYFNHILFSNYQLLLNLFFVWLIFRALILIARLVLLERVSDSSGTDVRLYYRIKWLLLAGGWATALMVISHLLPLSMLLQDIFNRLFMLFLLAVSIVGWKNRETISHLLHPVLKTKKRYFRNAVMLLVVLIPLTLFTTAVIGQIGYINLAWSMSRYEVQILLILTCYVVTRGLLIDALELFSEWMISSMRNGWLWIEVFLKPLDKILRVLLIGFSLYILCQLFGLHSDSVIIANLLKFGEYPLVNLSGVYITPFSIIAFLILLSVFAWSAKWTREFGYRWLYRNARDAGIRNSLSVFTQYAVILVGGFITLRVLGLDFSGMSMVIGGLAVGMGFGLRDFASNVVGGLMLLIERPVREGDLITLGTFEGRVAHIGIRSMRVCSWDNTEVLIPNAETFNKPFTNWTHQDSIVRTVIPIKVSRADDPVMIQQLILDVLAIIPEIVSDPAPQVFLKQIDDALIEFEIRYFINVQTHTRFEIRSKVLFAITSQFKAAGVKAPIPPISVELKEGEHAPIISKRTIEE, from the coding sequence ATGGTCGTACTTTATTTCAACCATATTCTTTTTTCTAATTACCAATTACTACTCAATTTATTTTTTGTCTGGCTTATTTTCAGAGCTCTTATTCTAATCGCAAGACTTGTACTACTTGAGAGAGTTAGTGATTCCTCTGGTACCGACGTCCGCCTGTATTATCGTATTAAATGGCTGCTGCTTGCTGGTGGTTGGGCAACAGCATTGATGGTTATTAGCCATTTGTTACCATTATCGATGCTTCTACAAGACATATTTAATCGTCTGTTTATGTTATTTTTGCTAGCCGTATCAATTGTTGGCTGGAAAAATAGAGAAACCATTAGTCATTTACTCCATCCTGTTTTGAAAACTAAAAAGCGTTATTTCCGTAATGCAGTAATGCTATTGGTAGTACTTATCCCCTTAACATTATTTACAACAGCAGTTATTGGTCAAATAGGATATATCAATCTGGCATGGTCTATGAGTCGTTATGAGGTGCAAATTTTACTCATCCTCACCTGCTACGTAGTAACACGAGGCTTATTAATTGATGCCCTGGAGCTTTTTTCAGAGTGGATGATTTCTTCCATGCGCAACGGCTGGTTGTGGATTGAGGTTTTCCTAAAGCCATTAGACAAAATTTTAAGGGTCTTATTAATTGGTTTTAGTCTCTATATTTTATGCCAACTTTTTGGACTTCATTCTGACTCAGTAATTATTGCCAATTTATTGAAATTTGGTGAATATCCCTTGGTTAATCTGTCAGGAGTTTATATTACTCCCTTTAGTATTATCGCATTCCTTATTTTACTCTCAGTCTTTGCCTGGTCTGCAAAATGGACACGTGAATTCGGTTACCGTTGGCTTTATCGAAATGCTCGAGATGCCGGTATTCGTAACAGTTTATCGGTTTTTACCCAATATGCGGTTATTTTAGTTGGGGGTTTTATCACCTTACGTGTTTTAGGTCTGGATTTTAGCGGTATGTCAATGGTAATTGGGGGACTTGCTGTTGGGATGGGATTCGGTTTACGTGACTTTGCATCCAATGTTGTCGGTGGTTTAATGTTATTGATTGAACGCCCTGTACGTGAGGGTGACTTGATTACTTTGGGTACTTTCGAAGGGCGCGTAGCTCATATTGGAATTCGCTCCATGCGTGTTTGCTCATGGGATAATACCGAAGTGTTAATTCCAAATGCAGAAACGTTTAATAAACCATTCACCAATTGGACACATCAAGACAGCATCGTGCGAACCGTTATTCCAATTAAAGTCAGTAGAGCCGATGATCCAGTAATGATTCAACAACTTATTCTGGATGTGTTGGCCATTATTCCAGAAATTGTTAGTGATCCTGCGCCGCAAGTATTTTTGAAGCAAATTGATGATGCATTAATTGAGTTTGAAATACGTTATTTCATTAATGTACAGACACATACACGCTTTGAAATTCGTTCAAAAGTACTCTTTGCAATTACGTCTCAATTCAAAGCAGCGGGTGTGAAAGCACCCATTCCACCTATTAGCGTGGAATTAAAAGAAGGTGAACATGCACCCATTATTTCCAAAAGAACAATTGAAGAGTGA
- a CDS encoding ankyrin repeat domain-containing protein, producing MPKDKIELDLLGNTPLHLAILGSNTKLALALIDNDKKVSRLINEKALGNTPLLLALKTGNIEIARAILEHPNVDVNIPDDTGMRAIHWASFLRANDIIKKLLEFEIDPVLGVSQQTTECVTPSFGMLKPEDFYLIDLQKKQNLIYEKIDEKSPLIVTLPTPLTFLSGINYFSVVNSKDKITRAQKALVHIPVKNIAFHLDSILNNYFNFDTNKLGLRKSFDSSTHGAPQETFTHNFSLGYDVFVDARNRLPVDKEILALLTTESAKKGTYKI from the coding sequence ATGCCTAAAGATAAGATTGAATTGGACCTATTAGGAAATACGCCATTACATTTAGCCATCTTAGGATCTAATACAAAGTTGGCATTAGCATTAATCGATAATGACAAAAAAGTATCTAGACTAATTAATGAAAAAGCTTTAGGTAATACTCCATTATTATTAGCTTTGAAAACAGGTAACATTGAAATTGCTAGAGCAATACTTGAACATCCAAATGTGGATGTTAATATTCCTGACGATACCGGCATGAGAGCAATTCATTGGGCTTCATTTTTGCGTGCAAATGACATCATAAAAAAATTGCTTGAATTTGAAATTGATCCAGTTTTGGGTGTTTCTCAACAAACAACGGAATGTGTGACTCCTTCTTTTGGAATGTTGAAACCAGAAGATTTTTACTTAATTGATTTACAAAAAAAACAAAACCTAATCTATGAAAAGATTGATGAAAAATCACCACTAATAGTTACGTTACCTACGCCATTAACATTTCTATCTGGGATAAATTATTTTAGCGTGGTCAATTCCAAAGATAAAATCACTCGTGCTCAAAAAGCTTTAGTTCATATCCCAGTAAAAAATATTGCCTTTCATCTTGATTCGATTTTGAATAACTATTTTAATTTTGACACAAATAAATTAGGCCTAAGGAAATCCTTCGACAGCTCTACACATGGAGCACCTCAAGAAACATTTACTCATAATTTCTCTTTAGGTTATGATGTTTTTGTAGATGCAAGAAATAGACTTCCAGTGGATAAGGAGATACTCGCTTTACTGACAACAGAATCTGCTAAAAAAGGTACATATAAAATTTAA
- a CDS encoding SDR family oxidoreductase: MQSIKNKITLITGASSGIGEACARLFAANGAKLILCARREERIKQLASELENVYETDCLILPLDVRRKDEVIQTLGSLPSNWQNIDILINNAGLALSSDPVQHGSFENWDTMIDTNVKGLLYVSKCILPGMINRNRGHIVNIGSIAGQECYPAGNVYCASKHAVRAISKSMRLDLLGTPIRVTEIAPGAVETEFSEVRWGDKSKAKAFYQDFAPLLAEDIADAIYYCTTRPLHVDVTEMTILPTAQASANHIHRGGK; this comes from the coding sequence ATGCAAAGTATAAAAAATAAAATTACTTTGATTACAGGTGCTTCAAGCGGTATTGGTGAAGCCTGTGCTCGATTGTTTGCTGCAAATGGGGCAAAACTTATTTTATGTGCCCGCAGAGAGGAGCGCATTAAGCAACTCGCTTCTGAATTAGAAAATGTATATGAGACTGACTGTTTGATTTTGCCGCTTGATGTTCGTAGGAAAGACGAGGTTATCCAAACGTTAGGTTCCCTGCCCTCTAATTGGCAAAACATTGATATTCTCATTAATAATGCTGGTCTTGCATTATCCAGCGATCCTGTTCAGCATGGTTCATTTGAGAATTGGGATACAATGATTGATACCAACGTTAAAGGATTACTTTATGTCAGCAAATGTATCCTTCCTGGCATGATAAACCGAAATCGAGGGCATATTGTTAATATTGGCTCGATTGCTGGACAGGAATGTTATCCCGCAGGAAATGTATATTGCGCATCCAAGCATGCTGTGAGGGCAATTAGCAAATCAATGCGACTTGATTTATTAGGTACTCCAATCCGAGTGACTGAAATTGCACCAGGTGCTGTAGAAACTGAGTTTAGCGAAGTTCGCTGGGGAGATAAATCGAAAGCAAAAGCATTCTATCAAGATTTCGCACCTCTGCTGGCTGAAGATATCGCTGATGCAATTTATTATTGCACAACGAGACCACTTCATGTTGATGTCACAGAGATGACTATCCTACCAACGGCGCAGGCCTCAGCAAATCACATTCATAGAGGCGGCAAATGA
- the mutH gene encoding DNA mismatch repair endonuclease MutH: protein MHPLFPKEQLKSESELLNRCRNIEGLSFLQLASMLGLRIPLESSKRKGWTGLAIELALGTTAGTKSMPDFSNLGIELKTLPLNHKGKPAESTFVTSIPLLTIHQQQWISSQCYAKLKRILWIPVEGDKTIPFEHRRIGHGFLWSPNETDESILSQDWHELTYMIGSGHLEKIDATIGQYLQIRPKAANAKSLCYGFDEGGNKILTLPRGFYLRSSFTTQILQESIRDF, encoded by the coding sequence ATGCACCCATTATTTCCAAAAGAACAATTGAAGAGTGAGTCTGAACTTCTCAATCGTTGTCGAAATATTGAGGGATTAAGTTTTTTGCAATTGGCGTCTATGTTAGGACTGCGTATTCCTTTGGAAAGTTCAAAGCGAAAAGGTTGGACAGGTCTTGCTATTGAACTAGCTTTAGGAACTACTGCTGGAACAAAGTCTATGCCTGATTTTTCAAATCTTGGCATTGAACTTAAAACTTTACCTTTAAATCATAAAGGAAAACCCGCTGAATCAACCTTCGTAACCAGCATTCCCTTATTGACAATCCATCAGCAGCAATGGATATCGTCTCAATGCTATGCCAAGTTAAAGCGGATTCTTTGGATACCTGTGGAAGGAGATAAGACGATTCCTTTTGAGCATCGACGCATAGGGCATGGTTTCTTATGGTCACCCAATGAAACTGATGAATCCATTCTTTCACAGGATTGGCATGAATTGACATACATGATAGGCAGTGGACATTTAGAAAAAATTGATGCCACCATAGGACAGTATTTGCAAATTCGCCCTAAAGCAGCCAATGCAAAATCACTTTGTTATGGGTTTGACGAAGGGGGTAATAAAATCTTAACACTGCCTCGGGGATTTTATTTGCGAAGCAGTTTTACAACTCAAATCCTGCAAGAATCCATTCGGGATTTTTAA
- the aspS gene encoding aspartate--tRNA ligase, translating into MRSHYCTSVQESMIGQSVSICGWVHNRRDHGGVIFLDIRDRSGIVQVVYEPEFASVFTIAEKLRHEYVVRITGTIRHRPQGMINEKMATGRIEILGAELEILNQSKTPPFLPDPHQMVNEDLRYRYRYLDLRRSDMQHNLTLRHNLIRSIREYLNEQGFLDIETPMLTKATPEGARDYLVPSRVHPGQFYALPQSPQLFKQLLMMSGFDKYYQIVRCFRDEDLRADRQPEFTQLDIEMSFINENHIQELIEGMLKKVFKETLQVELPEKLPKMTYAEAMRRFGSDKPDLRIPLELVDVADLVKDCDFNVFASAAANPEGRVVALKLPNGCELSRKALDDYGVFVGIYGAKGLAYIKINDLEQGIQGLQSPILKFLSEDCIKKIIERVEGKTGDVIFFGAGHAQLVNESMGALRVKLGHDNNLVEQGWRLLWVVNWPMFEMDLKTNQLQSMHHPFTSPQELSVEALKQHPTQTLAKAYDIVINGFEIGGGSIRIHQPQLQQTVFELLGIGKEEADEKFGFLLDALEYGCPPHGGIALGIDRLAMLLTYSSSIRDVIAFPKTQSASCLLTNAPTAIGNTQLNELGIRLAPTATK; encoded by the coding sequence ATGAGATCACATTATTGCACTAGCGTTCAGGAATCAATGATTGGACAATCAGTTAGTATTTGCGGTTGGGTGCATAATCGTCGCGATCATGGTGGTGTGATATTTCTAGATATTCGAGATCGTTCAGGTATAGTTCAGGTGGTTTATGAGCCAGAATTCGCCTCTGTTTTTACAATTGCCGAAAAATTACGTCATGAATATGTTGTCCGAATCACAGGAACAATTCGCCATCGCCCTCAAGGCATGATCAACGAAAAAATGGCAACCGGACGTATTGAGATTCTCGGCGCAGAACTAGAAATATTAAATCAATCTAAAACACCTCCCTTTTTGCCGGATCCTCATCAAATGGTGAATGAAGATTTGCGTTATCGGTACCGTTATTTAGATTTAAGACGCAGCGACATGCAACATAACTTGACACTTCGCCACAATCTAATCCGCTCTATACGCGAATATCTCAATGAACAAGGCTTCTTAGACATTGAAACCCCAATGCTTACTAAAGCCACACCAGAAGGTGCGAGAGATTACTTGGTGCCTTCACGTGTACATCCTGGACAATTTTATGCGTTACCCCAATCCCCACAGCTGTTTAAACAGTTGTTAATGATGTCTGGTTTTGACAAATACTATCAAATTGTCCGTTGCTTTAGAGATGAAGATTTACGTGCTGACAGACAGCCTGAATTTACTCAGCTCGATATAGAGATGAGCTTTATCAATGAAAATCATATCCAAGAGCTGATCGAAGGCATGCTGAAGAAAGTTTTTAAAGAAACACTGCAAGTTGAGTTGCCCGAAAAACTGCCCAAAATGACCTATGCCGAGGCTATGAGACGTTTTGGTAGTGATAAGCCAGATTTACGAATTCCTTTAGAGTTGGTTGATGTTGCAGACTTGGTCAAGGACTGTGATTTCAATGTCTTTGCAAGTGCCGCAGCAAATCCAGAGGGACGAGTTGTTGCTTTAAAACTACCTAATGGTTGCGAATTAAGTCGTAAAGCGCTCGATGATTACGGTGTATTTGTCGGAATTTATGGAGCAAAAGGCTTAGCTTACATTAAGATTAATGATCTCGAACAAGGTATACAGGGCTTACAGTCACCGATTCTTAAATTCCTGTCTGAAGATTGTATCAAGAAAATTATAGAGCGCGTGGAAGGAAAAACCGGTGATGTCATTTTCTTTGGGGCAGGGCATGCTCAATTAGTGAATGAATCCATGGGAGCTCTGCGAGTCAAGCTCGGACATGACAATAACCTCGTAGAGCAGGGCTGGCGTCTGTTATGGGTTGTTAACTGGCCTATGTTTGAGATGGATTTAAAAACTAATCAATTACAATCAATGCATCATCCCTTCACTTCTCCCCAAGAATTGTCTGTGGAAGCACTAAAACAGCATCCTACACAGACTCTTGCTAAGGCCTATGATATTGTAATTAATGGTTTTGAAATTGGTGGTGGTTCTATTCGTATCCATCAACCTCAATTACAACAAACAGTATTTGAATTATTAGGAATAGGAAAAGAGGAAGCCGATGAAAAGTTTGGATTTCTATTGGATGCCTTGGAGTACGGCTGTCCTCCTCATGGCGGTATTGCATTAGGTATTGACCGTTTAGCGATGCTGTTAACCTACTCCAGCTCAATTCGTGATGTTATTGCATTTCCCAAAACTCAATCCGCATCTTGTCTTTTGACAAATGCGCCGACGGCTATTGGGAACACGCAACTTAATGAGTTAGGAATTCGTCTTGCACCCACAGCGACAAAATAA
- a CDS encoding lysylphosphatidylglycerol synthase transmembrane domain-containing protein — protein MPKKPVALAIALNIFSRQIAYFIAFLLAIGTLWVHQSLGKVLIVLAVIFTFIMIFAFIAGIYLWIRARNSTLPKFLKKFKPLEAMFSAVKKLHPRVLLKPMVSVPAVVLQLGIFLCDALTLFMVLLALDANLDFSLVFAAQVVAQAVGTIALIPGGLGVFEGSLTGMLHVLGLPLESALAATILFRGLTYWLPMIPGFVITHRKLKKFIHENKVVFN, from the coding sequence ATGCCAAAAAAGCCAGTTGCCCTGGCTATTGCTTTAAATATTTTTAGTCGTCAAATTGCTTATTTTATAGCATTCCTATTGGCGATTGGTACTCTTTGGGTTCACCAAAGTCTTGGGAAAGTGCTAATTGTCCTGGCCGTCATTTTTACCTTTATTATGATATTCGCTTTTATTGCAGGGATTTATCTTTGGATTCGTGCCCGTAATAGTACGTTGCCTAAATTTTTAAAAAAATTTAAGCCTCTGGAAGCTATGTTTTCAGCAGTCAAAAAGCTTCACCCTAGAGTATTGCTTAAGCCTATGGTTAGTGTACCTGCTGTTGTTTTACAACTGGGTATTTTTCTCTGTGATGCTTTAACGTTATTCATGGTTTTACTTGCACTGGATGCTAATCTGGATTTTTCGTTAGTTTTTGCTGCACAAGTGGTTGCTCAAGCTGTTGGTACAATCGCATTGATACCTGGAGGATTGGGAGTATTTGAAGGAAGTCTGACTGGGATGTTACATGTATTAGGTTTACCTCTCGAGTCAGCCCTCGCCGCCACGATACTTTTTAGAGGTTTAACGTATTGGTTGCCTATGATTCCTGGATTTGTGATTACACATAGAAAACTAAAAAAATTTATCCACGAAAACAAAGTAGTTTTCAATTAG
- a CDS encoding helix-turn-helix transcriptional regulator has translation MKEVLINCGQCVKLLSSLTSCLDFMFLNNVDAKPMNTTDLINYTDYVNDACKDLFKMTGINHFSYVEMNEAGNYIWLESDSDYYEQCVHQHLVETAPVSILKTYPKTGFYLIDVYQEERKQFSLPVFQLLNNFGYGHSFRILEVTENHMIKLYSFEAPLGKHDINHIYLNNLDIFKKFSNYFEDQITFIRDKFNKNIIQANQVPEFTNLWDTSFRDKNSSEQTLPTMFYSAESKVQITPREKEVLFWYIKGKTSDETAKLLNVSRRTIERHFENLRDKFGCFSKNQIALKLMNMF, from the coding sequence ATGAAGGAAGTATTGATTAATTGTGGGCAATGTGTTAAATTATTGAGCAGTTTAACGTCATGCCTGGATTTTATGTTTTTAAATAACGTTGATGCTAAACCAATGAATACTACTGATTTAATTAATTATACTGACTATGTTAATGACGCTTGTAAAGATCTGTTTAAAATGACAGGCATCAATCATTTCAGCTATGTTGAGATGAATGAAGCAGGAAATTATATTTGGTTGGAATCTGATAGTGATTATTATGAACAATGCGTGCACCAGCATCTTGTTGAAACAGCACCAGTCAGCATCCTGAAAACTTACCCTAAAACTGGATTTTATTTAATTGACGTTTATCAGGAGGAGCGCAAGCAATTCAGTTTACCAGTATTTCAGTTACTCAATAATTTCGGTTATGGGCATTCGTTTCGAATATTAGAAGTCACTGAAAATCACATGATTAAGTTGTATTCTTTTGAGGCTCCTCTTGGAAAGCATGATATTAATCATATCTACTTAAATAATCTTGATATCTTTAAAAAATTTAGCAACTACTTTGAAGACCAAATTACATTTATTCGCGATAAATTCAATAAAAATATAATTCAAGCGAACCAAGTTCCTGAATTTACTAATCTATGGGATACATCATTTAGAGATAAAAACTCTAGCGAGCAAACATTGCCAACAATGTTTTATTCAGCAGAGTCGAAAGTTCAAATTACGCCGCGTGAAAAAGAAGTATTATTTTGGTATATCAAAGGAAAAACTTCTGATGAAACTGCAAAATTGCTGAATGTATCAAGACGAACCATCGAAAGGCATTTCGAAAATTTACGTGATAAATTTGGCTGTTTTTCTAAAAACCAAATTGCTTTAAAGCTAATGAATATGTTTTAA
- a CDS encoding DUF4113 domain-containing protein → MKRQLKSPHYTTRVSELPSAFLR, encoded by the coding sequence ATGAAGCGACAATTAAAATCACCCCATTACACAACAAGAGTGTCAGAGCTTCCTTCGGCGTTTTTAAGATAA
- a CDS encoding pyridoxal phosphate-dependent decarboxylase family protein: MFGTIVELLSAAVETFDETFQDTPAHTLVLATAALYFLYNQYHNPWIARAFRARHSETPKQRILDAAYGMSKNFPLVQKYLDAELNKNLQSLREKLELQRKQMTLLEKIPETGRPPAEILKQFEIDLKNCLFNFESIKEGDKAREFILGDGDGQDSGALYTTHPQELIEALKEVYAKTELTNPMHDKWPRINAMQAEIIRWCQNLFHGSDEGYGLLTHGGTSSIIEAMAAYVIHARARGIMHPEIVVPETAHAAFKKAADLTGATLITVPVDKKTGAVTAETMRKYISSNTAVMVGSAPSFMNGINDPIEDLGKLAQEKNVPFHVDACLGGFLTAFLDTSEAPMDFRVPGVTSISADTHKYGFCSKGTSVCLFAKNSPALAVYAALNWCGGLYTTPGILDGSTSGARVAEVYTTLSYYGRKRYQEIAETIVKLRQSLQTAVTKLIASSENIKRGDIYVYGDPKWSVLGFRSDTLNPHLIADELDKRGWKLNLLQNPAGFHLCLTHVHTLVKGFEDKFIKDLIDAVNAVKQYPANKKPSGNVKVYGTVGMMPTAVQEAVCIQYQKERLKFKGAADSGFFAATTDLKSEENMQQNIDGVALDGELNAAANSKLEITATQQHVVS, encoded by the coding sequence ATGTTTGGTACAATTGTTGAATTACTATCCGCTGCAGTCGAAACCTTTGACGAGACTTTTCAAGATACCCCGGCGCATACTCTTGTTTTAGCCACAGCAGCACTTTATTTTCTTTATAATCAATACCATAATCCTTGGATAGCTCGTGCTTTCCGTGCTCGTCATAGTGAAACGCCTAAACAACGAATACTTGACGCAGCCTATGGGATGTCTAAAAATTTTCCTTTAGTTCAGAAATATCTTGATGCAGAACTTAATAAAAACCTACAGTCTTTAAGGGAGAAATTAGAGCTGCAACGTAAGCAAATGACGTTGTTAGAGAAGATTCCTGAGACCGGGAGACCTCCTGCTGAAATTTTAAAACAATTTGAGATTGACCTTAAAAATTGTCTCTTTAACTTTGAATCGATTAAAGAAGGTGACAAGGCAAGAGAGTTTATATTAGGAGATGGCGATGGCCAGGATTCCGGGGCTCTTTATACCACACATCCTCAAGAACTTATCGAAGCACTAAAAGAAGTATATGCGAAGACTGAATTAACTAATCCGATGCATGATAAATGGCCACGAATTAATGCGATGCAGGCAGAAATTATTCGTTGGTGTCAAAACCTGTTTCATGGGTCAGACGAGGGCTATGGACTGTTAACTCATGGCGGCACTTCGAGCATTATCGAGGCAATGGCTGCATACGTTATCCATGCCCGAGCAAGAGGCATTATGCATCCTGAAATTGTAGTGCCAGAAACAGCACATGCAGCATTTAAGAAGGCTGCAGATCTTACAGGAGCTACATTAATTACTGTTCCTGTTGATAAGAAAACAGGGGCTGTCACTGCTGAAACCATGCGAAAATATATATCCTCTAATACCGCCGTCATGGTTGGTTCAGCACCATCATTTATGAATGGTATTAATGATCCCATTGAAGATTTAGGAAAGTTAGCCCAAGAAAAAAATGTTCCATTTCATGTCGATGCATGTTTGGGTGGATTTTTAACTGCTTTTCTGGATACCTCAGAAGCACCAATGGACTTTCGGGTACCAGGGGTAACATCAATTTCCGCAGATACCCATAAATATGGTTTTTGTTCCAAGGGGACTTCAGTTTGTCTTTTTGCTAAAAACTCTCCTGCTCTAGCCGTTTATGCAGCCTTAAATTGGTGTGGAGGATTGTATACTACTCCCGGTATTTTAGATGGTTCAACCAGTGGTGCTCGAGTCGCTGAAGTTTATACCACCCTTTCCTACTATGGTCGAAAAAGATATCAGGAAATCGCTGAAACGATTGTAAAGCTTAGACAGAGTTTGCAAACTGCCGTGACTAAATTAATTGCCTCGTCAGAAAACATCAAGCGAGGTGATATTTATGTTTATGGTGACCCTAAATGGTCCGTATTAGGATTTCGTAGTGATACTTTAAATCCTCATTTGATTGCAGATGAATTAGATAAACGGGGATGGAAACTTAATCTATTACAAAATCCAGCCGGATTTCATTTATGCTTAACACACGTTCATACCTTAGTTAAAGGATTCGAGGATAAATTTATAAAGGATCTTATTGATGCTGTAAATGCTGTAAAACAATATCCTGCGAATAAAAAACCTAGCGGAAATGTCAAAGTTTACGGGACAGTCGGTATGATGCCTACTGCTGTACAAGAAGCTGTATGTATCCAGTATCAAAAAGAGCGTCTAAAATTCAAGGGCGCTGCAGATAGCGGGTTTTTCGCTGCCACTACAGACTTAAAATCAGAAGAGAATATGCAGCAGAACATTGATGGTGTTGCGCTTGATGGCGAGTTAAATGCAGCGGCTAATTCAAAGTTAGAAATAACGGCAACACAGCAACATGTGGTGTCGTAA